A single window of Loxodonta africana isolate mLoxAfr1 chromosome 10, mLoxAfr1.hap2, whole genome shotgun sequence DNA harbors:
- the C10H14orf119 gene encoding uncharacterized protein C14orf119 homolog: MPLESSPSIPLSFSSPLPSVPDDIINSSLPSMSYITSREMKCVLHWFASWSGPQRERFLQDLVAKAVPGKLQPLLDGLEQLNLSGANRPPCIFECQLRLWDQWFRGWAEQERNEFVRQLEVTEPDFVAKFYQAVAATAGKD, translated from the coding sequence ATGCCACTGGAATCATCACCTTCGATACCACTATCCTTCTCTTCTCCTTTACCCTCAGTGCCAGACGATATTATTaactcctcccttccttccatgTCTTACATCACATCCCGGGAGATGAAGTGCGTTCTGCACTGGTTTGCAAGTTGGTCAGGTCCCCAGCGTGAACGTTTCCTACAGGACCTGGTAGCTAAGGCAGTGCCAGGAAAATTACAGCCACTGCTGGATGGTTTGGAGCAGCTTAATCTGTCAGGGGCAAATCGACCGCCTTGTATCTTTGAGTGCCAGCTCCGTCTTTGGGATCAGTGGTTTCGAGGTTGGGCCGAGCAGGAGCGCAATGAATTTGTAAGGCAGCTGGAGGTCACTGAGCCAGACTTTGTGGCAAAGTTTTACCAAGCTGTGGCCGCTACAGCTGGTAAGGACTGA